The Paraburkholderia sp. FT54 genome includes a region encoding these proteins:
- a CDS encoding IS1182 family transposase produces the protein MMGRLDSGQDKLFYSFNLDHHVPQSHLLRGIDRFLDLRDLRQHLAPYYSPMGRPSIDPELMIRMLIVGYCFGVRSERRLCEEVHLNLAYRWFCRMGLEDAVPEHSTFSKNRHGRFRDSDLLRHVFETVLSRCMAEGLVKGEGFAIDASIIKADASPANGVSGTEPIDWGRADGHSRAVREYIEALEQTNPIAADTSEPAASLTPPKKISLTDPAARWTAAPGGPAFFAYSTNYLIDLQAGIIMDVEATPANRAQEVESTRTMIDRVGRQRELTPRKLVGDTAYGTAALPGWMVEEKQIEPHVSVWDKTTRKDNTFSRSEFIWNEQTNEYRCPSGYALRSDWRPLKNPRTHITRADTIVYRASEKNCNRCAMKSQCCPNMSFRKITRSIHEAARDEARRIATTPEYKQSRRQRKKVEMLFAHLKRILKLDRLRLRGPSGAHDEFLMAATAQNLRRMAKWLMPASKQMKQAVP, from the coding sequence ATGATGGGTCGACTGGATAGCGGGCAGGACAAGCTTTTCTACTCGTTCAACCTCGACCACCACGTCCCGCAATCACACCTGCTGAGAGGCATCGATCGCTTCCTTGATCTGCGAGATCTGCGCCAGCACCTCGCACCGTACTACAGCCCAATGGGTCGTCCATCGATTGACCCGGAGCTCATGATTCGCATGTTGATCGTGGGTTACTGCTTTGGCGTCCGGTCCGAGCGACGTCTGTGTGAAGAGGTGCATCTGAACCTCGCATACCGGTGGTTCTGCCGCATGGGTCTGGAGGACGCCGTACCGGAACACTCGACGTTCTCAAAGAACCGTCACGGGCGCTTTCGCGATAGCGACCTGTTGCGTCACGTGTTTGAAACTGTGCTGAGTCGCTGCATGGCCGAGGGGCTTGTCAAGGGTGAGGGATTCGCAATCGATGCAAGCATTATCAAGGCAGACGCGAGTCCTGCGAATGGCGTGTCGGGAACAGAACCTATCGACTGGGGACGTGCTGACGGACACAGTCGCGCTGTGCGGGAATATATTGAAGCGCTTGAGCAAACCAATCCAATAGCAGCAGATACATCTGAACCAGCAGCGTCTTTGACGCCTCCAAAAAAGATATCCCTGACCGATCCTGCCGCGCGATGGACGGCCGCTCCGGGCGGCCCTGCGTTCTTTGCCTACTCGACGAATTATCTGATTGACCTGCAGGCAGGGATCATTATGGATGTTGAGGCGACGCCGGCAAATCGCGCACAGGAAGTTGAATCAACCAGAACAATGATTGATCGTGTTGGACGTCAACGGGAGCTGACGCCTCGCAAGCTGGTAGGTGACACCGCATACGGCACAGCAGCGCTGCCTGGCTGGATGGTTGAAGAGAAGCAGATTGAACCGCACGTCTCTGTCTGGGATAAAACCACCCGCAAGGACAATACGTTCTCCCGCAGCGAATTCATCTGGAATGAACAGACCAACGAGTATCGATGTCCTTCAGGGTATGCGTTACGCAGCGACTGGCGTCCACTGAAAAATCCCCGTACGCACATCACGAGAGCCGACACCATCGTGTATCGTGCGAGCGAAAAGAATTGCAACCGCTGTGCGATGAAGAGTCAATGCTGTCCAAATATGTCGTTTCGCAAAATCACGCGCAGCATCCATGAAGCCGCCCGCGACGAGGCTCGACGAATCGCGACAACCCCCGAATACAAGCAGTCTCGCCGACAGCGTAAGAAGGTGGAAATGCTCTTTGCCCACCTCAAGCGCATCCTCAAGCTGGATCGTCTGCGGTTGAGAGGTCCAAGTGGTGCCCATGATGAATTTCTGATGGCAGCAACCGCGCAAAATCTGCGAAGAATGGCCAAGTGGCTCATGCCAGCAAGCAAGCAGATGAAGCAGGCAGTTCCATGA
- a CDS encoding mandelate racemase/muconate lactonizing enzyme family protein yields MKVDSIDFFYVAMPEVTAAADGSQDALVVRVAAGGHVGWGECEAAPLPSIAAFVCPMSHGACRPVSASVLGQKLEGPDDIKRMAADVGYNSMDLLQATHTWSGIEMAMWDLLGKMRSVPTWKLLGYNRSYPKTPYASVLFGHTPQQTLERARDMWNRGFRATKFGWAPFGYSLEGDIAHLDAAREGLGPDGILLVDAGQIFGSDVAAAALRLEAMERNRVTFFEEPFHGFAYEAYRQLGEKVRTVRTAGGEAAHNRYMAEHLIDFGKVGYIQIDCGRIGGLWPARQVANYAARRGVTYINHTFTSNLALSASLQPFAGLEEHRICEYPTTLQQVAAGLTRNHIVPDANGEIHVPDSPGLGIEVDTQALVEYKVDVEIKINGKTVFSSPSA; encoded by the coding sequence ATGAAGGTCGATAGCATTGATTTCTTCTACGTAGCTATGCCGGAGGTGACGGCGGCGGCGGATGGTAGCCAGGACGCGCTGGTGGTACGGGTGGCGGCCGGCGGACATGTGGGCTGGGGCGAATGCGAGGCAGCGCCTTTGCCTTCCATCGCGGCCTTCGTCTGCCCGATGTCGCATGGCGCCTGCCGCCCCGTATCGGCCTCCGTGCTGGGCCAGAAGCTCGAGGGACCCGACGATATCAAGCGCATGGCCGCCGATGTCGGTTACAACAGCATGGACCTGCTGCAGGCTACCCATACCTGGTCGGGCATCGAAATGGCTATGTGGGATCTGCTGGGCAAGATGCGCAGCGTACCGACCTGGAAGCTTTTAGGCTATAACCGAAGCTATCCCAAGACCCCCTATGCCTCGGTTTTGTTTGGCCACACTCCACAGCAGACCCTGGAGCGGGCCCGGGACATGTGGAACCGAGGCTTCCGCGCGACCAAGTTCGGCTGGGCCCCGTTTGGATATTCGCTTGAAGGCGACATCGCCCATCTCGATGCCGCCCGTGAGGGTCTGGGGCCGGACGGCATCCTGCTCGTCGATGCCGGGCAGATCTTCGGGTCGGATGTGGCCGCGGCGGCGCTCCGGCTCGAAGCCATGGAGCGCAACCGCGTCACCTTCTTCGAGGAACCCTTCCACGGCTTCGCCTATGAGGCGTATCGTCAGTTGGGCGAGAAGGTGCGCACGGTGCGCACTGCCGGTGGCGAAGCAGCGCACAACCGGTACATGGCCGAGCATCTGATCGACTTCGGCAAGGTCGGCTATATCCAGATCGACTGTGGTCGCATCGGCGGCCTCTGGCCAGCGCGGCAGGTGGCCAACTACGCGGCGCGCCGTGGCGTGACATATATCAACCACACCTTCACCTCGAATCTGGCGCTGAGCGCCTCTCTGCAGCCCTTCGCCGGCCTCGAGGAGCACCGAATTTGTGAGTATCCCACCACGCTGCAGCAGGTGGCGGCTGGCCTGACACGCAATCACATCGTCCCCGATGCGAACGGCGAGATCCATGTGCCGGATTCGCCCGGCTTGGGGATCGAGGTCGATACCCAAGCCCTCGTCGAGTACAAGGTCGACGTGGAAATCAAGATCAACGGCAAGACGGTGTTTTCATCCCCGTCGGCCTGA
- a CDS encoding SDR family NAD(P)-dependent oxidoreductase, which translates to MNAYDFSQRSAVVTGGAQGIGYAIAERLLDAGARVVLWDCDEIALAAAKISLSQYGEVEIVKVDITRRDEVQQATDIAIATFGRIDALVHSAGIAGANAPVVDYPADEWARVIDIDLNATFHVNQAVVRTMIDQGYGRIVNIASIAGKEGNPTASAYSAAKAGVIALTKSLGKETAKLDIAVNCVTPAAARTKIFDQMSQQHIDYMLSKIPRGRFVEVKEIAAMVMWLVSSENSFTTGAVFDLSGGRATY; encoded by the coding sequence ATGAACGCATACGACTTCTCACAGCGCAGTGCCGTCGTAACCGGCGGCGCACAAGGTATCGGCTATGCAATAGCAGAACGTCTGCTGGACGCAGGTGCGCGGGTCGTGCTGTGGGACTGCGATGAGATCGCGCTCGCGGCAGCAAAGATCAGTCTCTCGCAGTATGGCGAGGTCGAGATCGTCAAAGTCGATATTACGCGGCGCGATGAGGTTCAGCAGGCCACCGACATAGCAATCGCGACGTTCGGCCGGATCGATGCGCTCGTGCACAGCGCAGGTATAGCTGGAGCCAACGCACCGGTCGTGGACTACCCCGCTGACGAATGGGCCCGCGTTATCGACATCGATCTGAATGCCACATTCCATGTGAACCAGGCGGTGGTTCGAACGATGATCGATCAGGGTTACGGACGCATCGTGAATATCGCTTCGATTGCTGGCAAGGAGGGCAACCCGACCGCGTCGGCCTATAGCGCAGCAAAGGCGGGCGTGATCGCGCTGACCAAAAGCCTTGGGAAAGAAACCGCGAAGCTTGATATCGCCGTCAACTGCGTGACTCCCGCAGCAGCCCGCACCAAAATCTTCGACCAAATGTCGCAGCAGCACATCGACTACATGCTCTCGAAGATTCCGCGTGGGCGTTTCGTCGAGGTCAAAGAGATTGCGGCGATGGTGATGTGGTTAGTATCATCAGAGAATTCATTCACGACAGGGGCTGTTTTCGACCTGTCCGGCGGACGAGCGACTTACTGA
- a CDS encoding amino acid ABC transporter ATP-binding protein, translating to MSTYPPNTMQAAMVEICNLQKYYGSHHVLDSIDLTIYPKEVICIIGPSGSGKSTLLRCINNLEVPESGSIRIDGVTAYRDDTPGGRNRPHSAREIAAVRARVGMVFQHFNLFPHLTVLGNVMEAPVHVLRQSRDEARKNALEKLSLVGLAQKAGAYPAELSGGQQQRVAIARALAMQPVVMLFDEATSALDPELVSEVLTVMRDLAQRGMTMVVVTHEMDFARQVASRVVFMDQGRIVEQGDPSQIFVNPREQRTKDFLRSSVRGEGQSGGALDQGASG from the coding sequence ATGTCAACTTACCCTCCAAACACAATGCAAGCGGCAATGGTCGAAATTTGCAACCTGCAAAAATACTATGGCTCGCACCACGTATTAGATAGCATCGACCTGACGATCTATCCCAAAGAAGTGATTTGCATAATCGGGCCGTCAGGTAGCGGCAAATCGACATTGCTCCGGTGCATCAACAACCTTGAAGTTCCCGAATCGGGAAGTATTCGAATTGACGGTGTGACCGCGTATAGAGATGACACTCCGGGAGGTCGAAATCGACCGCACAGTGCGCGGGAAATTGCAGCGGTTCGGGCACGTGTCGGTATGGTCTTCCAGCATTTCAATCTTTTCCCGCATCTCACAGTACTGGGCAACGTCATGGAAGCCCCGGTTCATGTGTTGCGCCAATCCAGGGACGAGGCAAGGAAAAACGCGCTAGAGAAGTTATCACTTGTCGGTCTTGCGCAAAAAGCTGGTGCCTATCCTGCGGAATTATCAGGGGGGCAACAACAGCGTGTCGCCATCGCGCGAGCCCTGGCAATGCAGCCGGTCGTCATGCTATTTGACGAAGCAACGAGCGCGCTCGACCCAGAACTGGTCTCGGAGGTTCTGACGGTCATGCGCGATCTCGCACAGCGAGGGATGACTATGGTTGTGGTTACACACGAGATGGACTTCGCTCGGCAAGTCGCATCGCGCGTGGTCTTCATGGACCAAGGTCGAATCGTTGAACAAGGAGACCCTTCGCAAATATTTGTCAATCCACGAGAACAGCGGACCAAAGACTTCTTACGAAGTTCGGTGCGCGGCGAGGGCCAATCCGGAGGTGCACTGGATCAAGGGGCGTCGGGCTAG
- a CDS encoding amino acid ABC transporter permease — MNLFQTGVALQSLGPLLAGLVLTIELTFIVMSCSLIFALLVTFAGRSRFVVLRWLVLAYVEIMRGTPLLLQLVYIYFVLPEFGIRLNSFTAGAIGLTLNYSAFLSEVYRGGIQAVPHGQHDAAAALGMTPALAMRRIILPQAIRVVVPTLGNYFIQLFKDTALCSVVGIQEVLFTAQIQAAQSFQYFTLYTIVGLMYFLVSFPAARFVGYLDRFSRRGYFRRPN; from the coding sequence ATGAATCTATTTCAAACCGGCGTGGCTCTGCAGAGTTTGGGGCCACTTCTAGCTGGCCTTGTTTTGACGATCGAACTGACCTTCATTGTCATGTCGTGCAGCCTGATCTTCGCTTTGCTGGTGACTTTTGCTGGCCGATCCCGGTTCGTAGTGTTGCGTTGGCTGGTTCTCGCCTACGTCGAAATAATGAGAGGCACCCCACTGCTGTTGCAACTCGTTTATATTTATTTTGTATTGCCTGAGTTTGGGATTCGGCTGAATTCATTCACAGCGGGAGCGATCGGCTTGACGCTGAATTATTCCGCATTCCTGTCTGAAGTCTATCGTGGAGGAATTCAAGCTGTTCCACACGGACAACACGATGCCGCAGCAGCACTCGGCATGACGCCCGCGTTGGCAATGCGGCGCATTATTTTGCCACAGGCTATTCGTGTCGTCGTTCCGACGCTCGGGAATTACTTCATTCAATTGTTCAAAGATACCGCACTATGTTCGGTCGTAGGAATACAGGAAGTGTTATTCACTGCACAGATTCAGGCCGCTCAAAGCTTTCAGTATTTCACGCTTTACACGATCGTTGGTTTGATGTATTTCCTGGTAAGTTTTCCTGCTGCTCGCTTTGTTGGATATCTGGATCGTTTTTCCCGGCGTGGATATTTCCGGAGGCCAAACTGA
- a CDS encoding transporter substrate-binding domain-containing protein, protein MRRTTSLSILACLLTSALFATNAAVAEPQSKFFSESKPMFDNCGDSSYADAVKNGITVGFSEDPPEVWLDQSTKQPAGVDWDINKAALDWMGVKNIKVVWMPWDSLIPSLLSKRIDVVGGDIHHTPARDKVISFTGPAFWYGPVIIVEKGNPEGIKNYQDLKGKKVGAVSGSAAETFLQSIGATPTPFKDHTSELQSVAQGRLDAVLDDDIIFSEFRKRNPNSTLVGLFDIPVPDDLIHGGGYGMARFGIRKEDCSLRAAYTQGLAEVRANGQVSAILRQDGMSDRNLVMFKLNP, encoded by the coding sequence ATGCGACGTACTACCAGCCTTTCGATTTTAGCCTGCCTTTTGACTTCAGCCCTGTTCGCCACGAACGCCGCCGTTGCTGAACCGCAATCGAAATTTTTCAGCGAATCGAAGCCCATGTTCGACAACTGCGGGGATTCGTCTTATGCGGATGCGGTGAAGAATGGAATCACCGTCGGCTTCTCCGAAGATCCGCCCGAAGTGTGGCTTGACCAGTCAACGAAACAGCCGGCTGGGGTTGACTGGGACATCAATAAGGCCGCGCTTGACTGGATGGGCGTGAAAAATATCAAAGTGGTGTGGATGCCGTGGGACAGTCTTATTCCGTCGCTGCTTTCCAAGCGCATTGATGTCGTGGGTGGCGACATTCACCACACGCCTGCACGTGACAAGGTTATCAGCTTTACCGGGCCGGCATTTTGGTATGGGCCTGTCATCATTGTAGAGAAGGGAAATCCGGAAGGTATTAAAAATTATCAGGATCTGAAAGGCAAGAAAGTTGGGGCAGTTTCAGGTTCGGCAGCGGAGACATTCCTGCAATCCATTGGGGCTACGCCGACTCCATTCAAAGATCACACATCTGAACTGCAAAGCGTGGCCCAGGGCCGCCTGGATGCAGTGCTTGACGACGACATTATTTTTTCGGAATTTAGAAAGCGAAATCCTAACAGCACCCTAGTTGGACTGTTCGACATCCCGGTTCCCGATGACCTGATCCACGGCGGTGGTTACGGCATGGCCCGGTTCGGGATTCGAAAGGAGGACTGTTCACTGCGAGCTGCCTATACCCAGGGCCTAGCCGAAGTGCGTGCAAACGGACAAGTTAGCGCGATCCTTCGGCAGGATGGCATGTCTGACCGCAATCTGGTTATGTTCAAGCTGAACCCATAA
- a CDS encoding mandelate racemase/muconate lactonizing enzyme family protein, translated as MMMNTETMCTQRLSLSDIKITSIVAAPLLGQSPKGGWSAEIRPEDSIHALIAVHTDAGITGYGSVFTDGRLVQAALLVLEPLFRGESAIEPERVSEKLRQNTFWMGRGGTLTHTISGIDIALWDILGKATRMPVSRLLGGNYRKRVQPYCSLLMEEPEKMHAVVSDYRNRGFRAYKIGWGPFGRARDHKLDEAIVAAAREAAGPTAKLFVDAGASDAHWPHGLKWALRTAHMLSKYQVEWFEEPLRPDALADYIELRKASPVPIAGGEVLTRRQSFLPWLAQGAFDIVQPDVTKAGGISEQRRIAWMADDFGVKYVGHGWNTALGLAADLQMAAAFPNVDYVEFIGGSPYVDGITVAPFTLDDEGHLTIPDSPGLGVELDPHKLAQFTADPRSLFQR; from the coding sequence ATGATGATGAACACAGAAACCATGTGCACGCAGCGTTTGAGCCTTTCTGATATAAAAATCACATCAATAGTGGCAGCGCCTCTGCTCGGGCAAAGTCCCAAGGGGGGATGGTCTGCAGAGATTCGGCCGGAAGATTCGATTCATGCGCTGATCGCGGTTCATACGGATGCAGGTATAACCGGCTACGGGAGTGTGTTTACCGACGGCAGGCTAGTCCAGGCGGCCCTGCTCGTTCTTGAACCTCTCTTCAGAGGTGAGAGCGCGATTGAACCCGAGCGTGTTTCGGAAAAGCTACGTCAGAACACATTTTGGATGGGGCGTGGAGGTACGCTGACGCACACCATCAGCGGTATCGATATCGCGCTTTGGGATATCCTCGGGAAAGCTACCAGGATGCCCGTGAGCAGGCTCTTGGGTGGCAATTATCGCAAACGCGTTCAACCATACTGTTCCCTATTGATGGAAGAACCGGAAAAAATGCATGCGGTAGTTAGCGACTATCGAAACCGCGGGTTTCGGGCCTATAAAATCGGCTGGGGGCCATTCGGTCGCGCCCGCGACCATAAGCTCGACGAGGCGATCGTCGCGGCGGCGCGGGAAGCAGCGGGTCCCACGGCGAAACTCTTTGTCGATGCCGGCGCGAGTGACGCTCACTGGCCCCACGGCCTGAAGTGGGCACTGCGTACAGCGCACATGCTGAGCAAATACCAGGTTGAATGGTTCGAAGAGCCATTGCGTCCCGACGCCCTGGCCGACTACATCGAACTGCGCAAAGCAAGTCCAGTACCGATTGCAGGCGGTGAAGTACTGACACGCCGGCAATCCTTTCTTCCCTGGCTCGCTCAAGGCGCTTTCGACATTGTCCAACCGGACGTCACCAAGGCCGGGGGTATATCCGAGCAGAGAAGAATCGCGTGGATGGCCGACGACTTTGGCGTGAAGTACGTTGGCCATGGCTGGAACACCGCGCTTGGTCTTGCTGCGGACCTCCAGATGGCGGCGGCTTTTCCCAACGTCGACTACGTTGAATTTATCGGTGGAAGTCCGTACGTCGACGGCATTACGGTCGCACCTTTTACGCTCGACGACGAGGGACACCTGACCATTCCGGATTCGCCTGGCTTGGGTGTCGAGCTCGATCCGCACAAATTGGCACAATTCACCGCTGACCCCAGAAGCTTATTCCAGAGGTGA
- a CDS encoding GntR family transcriptional regulator, whose product MALTPKTNASTTQAAGTEGWKPVRARTLVDEAVDAIIAAAARGLVLPGDRIVETEIAQKLNISRVPVREALRLLESQGIVISEPYKGIRLAPVTRDRLEQVLEVRVALELIAVRRTVALGRHKDSATVRRLERCIDELELMAARKDPYGLAQADVAFHRELCDISGNDFLRTIWEGVARQLTIVVGLSTLDKSMRDIVKEHRTLLEAVTTGDIKKIEKALGEHIRDQNARVDLEKIIEDRRRACPPG is encoded by the coding sequence ATGGCTCTGACACCGAAAACCAACGCGTCGACCACCCAAGCGGCGGGCACAGAGGGCTGGAAGCCTGTGCGCGCTCGAACACTGGTAGATGAAGCGGTGGACGCGATCATTGCTGCGGCAGCCCGGGGGCTTGTCTTGCCTGGCGACCGAATCGTAGAAACCGAGATTGCGCAGAAACTCAACATCAGTCGAGTCCCGGTTCGGGAGGCGCTGCGGCTCCTGGAAAGTCAAGGGATCGTCATTAGTGAACCCTACAAGGGCATCCGCCTGGCGCCGGTAACCCGCGACCGCCTGGAGCAGGTGCTCGAGGTGCGTGTTGCTCTTGAATTGATTGCGGTTCGACGCACCGTTGCGCTCGGCCGCCATAAGGACAGTGCTACCGTGAGGCGCCTGGAGCGTTGTATTGATGAACTGGAGTTGATGGCCGCCCGCAAGGATCCCTATGGACTGGCGCAGGCTGACGTAGCGTTTCACCGTGAATTATGTGACATCAGCGGCAATGATTTTCTCCGTACCATATGGGAAGGGGTGGCTCGCCAGCTAACAATCGTTGTCGGTCTTTCAACGCTCGACAAGTCGATGAGAGACATCGTCAAGGAACACCGCACGTTGCTGGAGGCGGTAACCACTGGCGACATTAAAAAGATTGAGAAGGCGCTCGGAGAACACATCCGCGATCAAAATGCCCGCGTAGATCTGGAGAAGATCATCGAGGACCGACGGAGGGCGTGCCCCCCCGGCTGA
- a CDS encoding PH domain-containing protein gives MANQVIFSGAPSQACNLPALLKGGVVMAMIGGIHVCTSNSFPLQWNVLLAQAGAVLIGVGFPFVKTAFTRIVIDAARITWTQGILHRRVSTLELSRIQCITPIHPWWQRLFGTGSIILTTNDVAHPVRRLPAIRNADQLCKRLDEAVAMRQERLIPAYTNDPNAPGYSQVHSI, from the coding sequence ATGGCTAATCAGGTGATTTTCAGCGGCGCGCCGTCGCAGGCCTGCAACCTTCCAGCGCTCCTGAAGGGGGGCGTTGTCATGGCAATGATTGGTGGTATACATGTCTGCACGTCGAACTCTTTCCCGCTTCAGTGGAATGTGCTGCTTGCACAAGCCGGCGCTGTTTTGATCGGTGTCGGTTTCCCGTTCGTCAAGACCGCGTTCACCCGAATCGTCATCGATGCCGCACGAATTACCTGGACGCAGGGCATTCTGCATCGCCGTGTGTCGACTCTCGAGCTTTCCCGGATTCAGTGCATCACCCCGATCCACCCATGGTGGCAACGCCTATTCGGCACCGGCTCGATCATCCTGACGACCAACGATGTAGCTCATCCCGTGAGGCGTTTGCCGGCCATCAGGAACGCGGATCAGCTCTGCAAGAGGCTTGACGAGGCGGTAGCTATGCGTCAGGAACGGCTTATTCCCGCCTACACGAATGATCCGAACGCACCTGGTTACTCTCAGGTGCACAGTATTTGA
- a CDS encoding bile acid:sodium symporter family protein — MPRAKPKRLPGNFTLALVATVIAASLLPCRGHTAVSVNLIANIAIGLLFFLHGAKLPRGAIVDGARHWRLHLVVLLSTFVLFPLLGLALRPVLAPLVTPALYMGVLFLCTLPSTVQSSIAFTSIAKGNVPAAVCSASASSLIGIFITPLLVSVTLTKQNAGSSASLNGIWDIVLQILMPFIAGQLLRPWIAASLERGMPLLRYVDQGSILLIVYTAFSEAVNEGLWHRTPVAALGGLVVVDAVLLMVALLVTGFTAKRLGFNKEDQVAIVFCGSKKGLASGISMAKVLFSGPTVGAVVLPLMLFHQIQLMVCAVLAQRWHTRNTCGEAKPQAASEPAAVDVR; from the coding sequence ATGCCTCGAGCCAAACCCAAACGATTGCCCGGCAACTTCACGCTGGCGCTCGTCGCCACCGTGATCGCCGCCAGCTTGCTGCCCTGCCGCGGGCACACCGCCGTCTCCGTCAACCTGATAGCAAACATTGCAATTGGGCTGCTGTTCTTCCTGCATGGCGCCAAGCTGCCGCGCGGAGCAATCGTGGACGGTGCGAGGCATTGGCGTCTGCACCTTGTCGTCCTGCTCAGCACGTTTGTGCTGTTTCCGCTGCTCGGTCTCGCGCTGAGGCCGGTACTGGCGCCGCTCGTCACGCCGGCACTGTACATGGGCGTCCTGTTCCTGTGCACGCTGCCTTCCACCGTGCAATCGTCGATCGCCTTCACGTCGATCGCCAAAGGCAACGTGCCGGCTGCCGTGTGCAGCGCGTCGGCCTCCAGCCTAATTGGGATTTTCATCACACCGCTGCTCGTGAGCGTCACGCTTACGAAGCAGAACGCGGGCTCGAGCGCGTCGCTGAATGGCATCTGGGATATCGTGCTGCAGATCCTCATGCCGTTCATCGCAGGCCAGTTGCTGCGGCCGTGGATCGCCGCTTCGCTCGAACGCGGCATGCCGTTGCTGCGGTATGTCGATCAGGGCTCGATCCTGCTCATCGTCTACACGGCTTTTAGCGAGGCCGTGAACGAGGGCTTGTGGCACCGGACACCCGTGGCGGCACTCGGCGGCCTGGTTGTGGTCGACGCCGTGCTGCTGATGGTGGCGCTGCTGGTCACGGGATTTACCGCCAAGCGGCTCGGATTCAACAAGGAAGACCAGGTTGCGATTGTGTTCTGCGGGTCGAAAAAAGGCCTGGCTTCGGGCATATCGATGGCGAAGGTGCTCTTCTCGGGCCCCACGGTCGGGGCCGTCGTGCTGCCGCTGATGCTGTTCCACCAGATCCAGTTGATGGTCTGCGCCGTCCTCGCCCAGCGCTGGCATACACGCAACACGTGTGGTGAAGCCAAGCCGCAGGCCGCGAGCGAACCTGCCGCCGTTGATGTTCGCTAA
- a CDS encoding MFS transporter: MDNKPPSPALLLARLQRIPTTWHSWVIVLLAAGALVIEALNIGSLSITLPIIRKTMALTPRDTGMLAASSALGIVVGMIPTGYLADRFGRKRLLIFGVMWFAGGTAISAFSPNFATLVILRGLTGFGMAPAFIMPYTLTSEIVSATTRSAFAGLLETALGIGYLLPPTIGMAVIPHFAPEVGWRVFTFLCGVPVVYVVLIWKFLPESPRWLHRVGRYHEADGIICRFEATAERKLGARLPLAVVDEVTESASVGDHAAPKFWWSLGVVWTPPYLFRTIVMTIGATSLFSMFYISVNYLPSIFIEKHVVLESALFLTLITTATQIPWKIMNGIAAEHFGRKKVFFVYTVIAAISTYEFTLAQSTLAMVLWGMVMFSSSGASPSFKMWYAEQYPTRIRATGQSVVEGLGGRFFGGVVWTAVFPVLLSNVGLHVSMMIGVAIMIAGMLIVTIFAPETSKRTVESLEAA; the protein is encoded by the coding sequence ATGGATAACAAGCCGCCCTCACCCGCACTCCTGCTGGCGCGGTTGCAGCGCATTCCCACCACCTGGCATAGCTGGGTGATCGTGCTGCTCGCTGCCGGAGCGCTCGTCATCGAGGCGCTCAACATCGGCAGTCTGTCGATCACGTTGCCGATCATCAGGAAGACCATGGCGCTGACGCCGCGCGACACCGGCATGCTCGCCGCATCGTCGGCGCTCGGCATAGTCGTGGGAATGATCCCTACGGGCTATTTGGCCGACCGCTTCGGCCGCAAACGACTGCTGATCTTCGGCGTCATGTGGTTCGCGGGCGGCACTGCGATATCCGCATTCAGTCCGAACTTTGCGACGCTCGTGATCCTGCGTGGACTGACCGGCTTCGGCATGGCGCCGGCATTCATCATGCCCTACACCCTCACTTCCGAAATCGTGTCGGCGACCACCCGCTCGGCGTTCGCTGGACTACTGGAGACAGCGCTCGGCATCGGTTATCTGCTGCCGCCGACTATTGGCATGGCCGTGATTCCGCATTTCGCGCCCGAAGTGGGCTGGCGCGTGTTCACATTCCTGTGCGGCGTGCCCGTCGTCTACGTCGTGCTGATCTGGAAATTCCTCCCAGAGTCGCCGCGCTGGCTGCATCGCGTCGGGCGCTATCACGAGGCGGACGGCATCATCTGCCGGTTCGAGGCCACCGCGGAACGCAAGCTCGGCGCGCGTCTGCCATTGGCAGTGGTCGACGAGGTGACCGAGAGCGCCAGCGTGGGCGACCATGCCGCACCGAAATTCTGGTGGTCGCTTGGCGTCGTGTGGACACCGCCGTATCTGTTCCGCACCATCGTGATGACGATCGGCGCAACGAGCCTTTTCTCGATGTTCTACATTTCGGTAAACTACCTGCCGTCGATTTTCATCGAGAAGCACGTCGTGCTCGAAAGCGCGCTCTTTCTGACGCTGATCACCACGGCGACGCAGATCCCCTGGAAGATCATGAACGGCATCGCCGCCGAGCATTTCGGGCGCAAAAAAGTGTTCTTCGTCTATACGGTGATCGCTGCGATATCGACGTATGAATTCACGTTGGCTCAAAGCACGCTGGCTATGGTGCTGTGGGGCATGGTGATGTTCTCGTCGTCAGGCGCATCGCCGTCGTTCAAGATGTGGTACGCGGAGCAATACCCCACGCGGATCCGCGCAACCGGCCAGAGCGTGGTCGAAGGGCTTGGCGGGCGCTTCTTCGGCGGCGTGGTGTGGACCGCTGTATTTCCGGTGTTGCTGTCGAACGTCGGCCTGCACGTGTCGATGATGATCGGCGTCGCGATCATGATCGCCGGCATGCTGATCGTGACGATCTTCGCGCCGGAAACTTCAAAGCGAACTGTGGAATCATTAGAGGCAGCTTAA